CATCACCTGGAACTTCGTCTCGAGCCGGCGTGAACGCATCCTGCAGGCCGGCGACGACTGGGCGGCGCAGCGCATGGGGCACGTGCCTGGCGAAACCGAATTCATCCCGCTGCCCGGGCACCCCTTCAAGGTGCAGAGCCCCGAACCGGACACCGGCACCACGCCGGTCTGAGCCCCCGCGGTCAGTGCTTGCGCGCGAGGTCCGGGTCTTCGGCGGCCCGGGCGCTGGCGGCGTTGCCGGTCGCGCTCAGGTCGGGCGCCAGCGTGCGGCGACCGTCGAACACGAAGCAGTCGCCGCGGTAGTGCGCGCCGCCCACGTCCTCGAAGTACTTGAGGATGCCACCTTCGAGCTGCAGCACGTTCTCCACACCGGCTTCACGCATCAGGATCGCCGCCTTCTCGCAGCGGATCCCGCCGGTGCAGAAGCTCACCACCGTCTTGCCGGCCAGTTCGTCCTTGTGCGCCAGCAGGGCGGGCGGGAATTCGGTGAACTTCGAGATGCGCCAGTCGATGGCGCCTTCGAAGGTGCCGTGGTCGACCTCGAAGGCGTTGCGCGTGTCGAGCAGGGCGATCGGCTGGCCCGCATCGTCGTGCCCCTGGTCGAGCCAGCGCTTGAGCGTGGCGGCCTCGACCCCCGGTGCGCGGCCGGCCGCCGGCTGGATCGCCGGATGGTCCATGCGGATGATCTCGCGCTTGACCTTCACCAGCATGCGGCGGAAAGGTTGCGTGGCCGACCAGCTTTCCTTGGTCTCGAGCGTGGCGAAGCGCGGGTCGGCGCGCAGTTCTGCGACGAAGCCGCGAACCTCGTCCGGTGCGCCGGCAAGAAAGAGGTTGATGCCTTCGGGCGCCACGAGGATGGTGCCCATGAGCTGCCGCGCCCGGGCCGCGTCGAGCAGCGTGGTGCGCAGCGTGTGCGGATCGTCGATGGCGGAGAACAGGTAGGCGGCAATATTGAGAATCTCGGGCATGCGGGGATTGTAGAAACGCAGGCGTTCATGCCCGATGCACCGCGGCAATGAACGGGCCGTCGGTTGATGCCCGTCAATCGCCGCCCCGCCTCGGCCTCCCACAATGAACCGCCGGTGCGCACCCCTGCGGGCCGGCGCCATCGATCCGCATGGGACGCCTTCTCGCATGACCTCACCGGCCGCCACCTCGCCCATCCAACCACCCGCAGCGCGTGCCTCGGTGCCATGGGGGCTGGCCCTGGGCATCGCTGCCCTGCTGGTGGTGCTCGCATTGCCGCTCGGCGGCACGCTGCCGCCGGCCGGCCAACGGATGCTTGCCATCCTCGCGTTCGCGGTCGTGGTGTGGATCACCGAAGCTGTCTCCTACGAGGCCAGCGCGATCATCATCACCTCGCTGATGGCCTTCCTGATCGGCACGGCGCCGACGGTGGCCGACCCCGCGAAGCTCTACGGCACCTCGGCCGCGATCACGATGGCGCTCACGGGCTTTTCCAATGCGGCGCTGGCGCTGGTGGCCGGCGCGCTGTTCCTTGCTGCCGCGATGACGCACACCGGGCTCGACCGCCGCATCGCGCTCTACACGCTGTCGCGCGTCGGCACCAGCACGCGCCGCATCCTGCTGGGCGCCATTGCCGTGACGGTGCTGCTGAGCCTGGTGGTGCCGAGCGCCACGGCCCGCAGCGCCTGCGTGGTGCCGATCATGATGGGGGTGATCGCCGCGTTCGGGGTCGAACGCCGCTCCAACGTGGCCGCCGGCCTCATGATCGTCGTGGCGCAGGCGACCAGCATCTGGAACGTCGGTATCCAGACCGCGGCCGCCCAGAACCTGCTGACGGTGGGCTTCATGGAGAAGATGCTGGGTCAGCGCGTCAGCTGGATCGACTGGCTGGTGGCCGGCGCGCCCTGGGCGGTGCTGATGTCGGCGGTGCTGTACTTCACCGTGCTGTGGATGCTGCCGCCCGAGTCGGACCGCATCGCCGGGGGACGCGAGGCGGTGGAACGCGAGCTGGCAGCGCTCGGTCCGATGCCCGGCGCGCAGAAGCGGCTGCTCGGCGTGGCGGTGGCGCTGCTGCTGGCCTGGTCGACCGAGGGCAAGCTGCACAGCTTCGACACCACCTCCACCACCTATGCCGGGCTCGTGCTGCTGCTGCTGCCACGCTGGGGCGTGATGAGCTGGAAAGACGTGCAGTCGCGCATTCCCTGGGGCACGGTGATCGTCTTCGGCGTGGGCATCAGCCTGGGCACGGCGCTCTTGACCACGCAGGCCGGGCAATGGCTGGCCAATGAAGTCATCGCCCGTACGGGCCTGGCGTCGCTCGGGTCGCTGGGCATCCTGGCGGTGCTGTCGGCGTTCCTGATTGCGGTGCATCTGGGCTTTGCGAGCGCCACGGCGCTGACGTCGGCCCTGCTGCCGATC
The sequence above is drawn from the Variovorax sp. J2L1-78 genome and encodes:
- a CDS encoding sulfurtransferase, whose product is MPEILNIAAYLFSAIDDPHTLRTTLLDAARARQLMGTILVAPEGINLFLAGAPDEVRGFVAELRADPRFATLETKESWSATQPFRRMLVKVKREIIRMDHPAIQPAAGRAPGVEAATLKRWLDQGHDDAGQPIALLDTRNAFEVDHGTFEGAIDWRISKFTEFPPALLAHKDELAGKTVVSFCTGGIRCEKAAILMREAGVENVLQLEGGILKYFEDVGGAHYRGDCFVFDGRRTLAPDLSATGNAASARAAEDPDLARKH
- a CDS encoding DASS family sodium-coupled anion symporter — its product is MTSPAATSPIQPPAARASVPWGLALGIAALLVVLALPLGGTLPPAGQRMLAILAFAVVVWITEAVSYEASAIIITSLMAFLIGTAPTVADPAKLYGTSAAITMALTGFSNAALALVAGALFLAAAMTHTGLDRRIALYTLSRVGTSTRRILLGAIAVTVLLSLVVPSATARSACVVPIMMGVIAAFGVERRSNVAAGLMIVVAQATSIWNVGIQTAAAQNLLTVGFMEKMLGQRVSWIDWLVAGAPWAVLMSAVLYFTVLWMLPPESDRIAGGREAVERELAALGPMPGAQKRLLGVAVALLLAWSTEGKLHSFDTTSTTYAGLVLLLLPRWGVMSWKDVQSRIPWGTVIVFGVGISLGTALLTTQAGQWLANEVIARTGLASLGSLGILAVLSAFLIAVHLGFASATALTSALLPILISVLAILPGDFNRLGLTMVLGFAVSFGFILPVNAPQNMVCLGTDTFNARQFARVGGVVTVIGYVLLLVFSATYWRWLGWT